Genomic segment of Chrysemys picta bellii isolate R12L10 unplaced genomic scaffold, ASM1138683v2 scaf2421, whole genome shotgun sequence:
TAGTCCAAATTAGGACAGGATGAGAACTGGTGTCCTCAGTAGGGAATGGAAGGGAAGACAATGGCTGTAATAAGAAGAACATATGATTGCTTTTGTTAGTAACACGTGCATGCTGAGGATTTCATAATCAATCAGCTAAACAGAAAGAGCGCTCTGACAGGCATCCATAACTGGTCGCAGAACAACAGATTTTGGCCCTGGTGCTGTAACTGGATCTGTACGAATGGACTCCTGTGCCTGTCCGGAACCCCATTTACCTCAGCGGGACCCCGCACATGGGTGCAGGGGTCCATCCAGCAAATCCAGCTCAATGAAATGGGCTGTGAAGTGCTGTTCTATTCTGCCATTTGCTTATCAATGACACTTACTTTTCAACCAATCCCATCCTTCAGCTCACGTCATCTCCATTCTTTTCAGCATCTGTTGAGGTTACTGATCGAAAACGAGATGGAGAGACAGTGATGctaagggagtttgagagagattcTCCTCCCTCTAGTGTGTCATCAACCAAAATGTTTACTGGGATTGATTTTTTATGTCAATGGGGTTACACAGATTTGGTTGACGGCAGAATGTATGTAGACAATGGGGTCAAATATGTGTTAGaatttcagaccaggatgctcagcaatttctgaaaatcaagcccctttatggTTTCTCAAGTCAACCAGCAAATTTGAGAAAATCAAAATCACCATCTACTTTGGCAAAACTTGGCCAATAAAATTACGCTAGAAAGAGAGAACACATCCTGATGTACATATCCCATGTTTAATGTCCAGGGTTGGAAACTAGTGAAAAACATCTTCGATTTGCAAACCTATCACTTATCGAGCTCAATTCACCACTGCCCATTCCACTCAAGTCATTGCAGTTGTGCTGGGGAAAAGCTAGAGTAACACAGGAGTTAATGAGACTTATTTATACCAATCACTGACATAGATATTTACTATGCCGCTTTCACAAAGTTATCTGACCAAAAAAAGCAGTGATTGGAAGGTTATTTTCAATTTAGATTTTTAATACTCTTTGTCCACCTGTAAGCCAACACAGTGTACTGGATGGATAATATGGGATCTGGTTTAGAAGAAAGGGTTGTACATGAGGTTTCTAAAAGCAGATCTCTCTTGTATGGCTCACAACACGAGAAATGGGGTCAAATAGGAGAACTAATTGGACACGGTGTTGACACCGGTGtaatcaaagaaaatatttgtgtaAATCCACATGGAATAGGACCCACTTTACTTTTTATCCAACTTAGAGTGTTGAATTAGAAATGTGAATTTGTCCATCTGAGTCCCCTTGGCTTTCAAAATCTCACTTgtgttttatctatctatctatctatctatctatctatctaattcaATTTCCATAACCTGCTATGTTGgttaatttcatttctttttctcttcataCAGATCACTAACTGTGAATGGAAAACCAAACCAATGTGAATGAATTTATTCTTGTGGGACTTTCTGATTACCCGGAACTTCAatttttcctcttcctggtgtttttagttatttacctaatcaccctggtggggaacaTGATGATTATACTGGTGATAAGGGCTGATCCTCAACTCCAAactcccatgtacttcttcctgtctCGTTTGTCCTTTGTTGATATCTGTTATTCCTCAGCCACTGTCCCTAAGATGTTGGTGAATTTCCTAGCAAAGCACAAAACCATTTCTGTCAATGGCTGCCTTGCCCAGatgttcttcatcctcctctcagCTGGCACTGAAGTTTTTGTGCTCTCGGCAATGGCTTATGACCGATACACTGCCATATGTCACCCATTGCATTATGTGGGGACCATGAACAAACGAGTGAGCAGACAGTTGGTGGGTGGTTCTTGGATAATGGGACTCTTGTATTCACTGGTCAACACTGTCCCTGTGTTAAAGTTACACTTCTGTGGGCCCAATGAAATCAGGCAtttcagctgtgagctccctccGCTACTACAACTATCTTGCACCGTGACCTTGACCAATAAAATAGCTCTTCTTTCTTCTGCTGTGATATTTGGTTTCAGCTCCTTCCTCTTCACCTTGGTCtcctacattcacatcatctccacTATCCTCCGAATACGCTCCTCGGAGGGAAGACGTAAAACCTTCTCTACATGCAGctcccacctcattgtggtgGTTTTATTGTTTGTGACAGCTCTTTCCCAGTACATGAAACCCAGTTCAGTCACTTCCCTGGTTCTAGATGAACTCTTCTCCATCCAGTACAGCATCTTgacccccatgttgaaccccatcatctacagctTGAAAAATAAAGATATGAAAACTGCTCTGACAAGAACACTAGGGAAAATTCAAGTTTCTCATGCAATGTAACCATTTCTAGGTTTTATCATTTTCaataaaattataatataaatcGAAGAATTGTGGGAACTGCACTATCTAGATATTTTGAGTTCTTTCAACTGGTTGACACTGATACACAATTGGCAATCAATttagtctagatcagggatcagaaacctttggcacgcggcccgtcagggaaatccactggcgagctgggatggtttgtttacctgcagcgtctgcaggttcagccgatcgcagctcccactggccacggttcaccgttccgggccaatgggggctgtgggaagtggcacggaGCAAAGGATGTGTTGGCTtctccttcccacagcccccattggcctggaacagtgggagctgcgatcagccaaatctGTGGATGCTgcgggtaaacaaaccgtcccggcccgccagcggatgtccctgatgggccgcgtgccaaaggttgcttatccctggtctagataaaagCACTCATGCAAACACAGTTTATAGGGCC
This window contains:
- the LOC101932568 gene encoding olfactory receptor 5V1-like; its protein translation is MENQTNVNEFILVGLSDYPELQFFLFLVFLVIYLITLVGNMMIILVIRADPQLQTPMYFFLSRLSFVDICYSSATVPKMLVNFLAKHKTISVNGCLAQMFFILLSAGTEVFVLSAMAYDRYTAICHPLHYVGTMNKRVSRQLVGGSWIMGLLYSLVNTVPVLKLHFCGPNEIRHFSCELPPLLQLSCTVTLTNKIALLSSAVIFGFSSFLFTLVSYIHIISTILRIRSSEGRRKTFSTCSSHLIVVVLLFVTALSQYMKPSSVTSLVLDELFSIQYSILTPMLNPIIYSLKNKDMKTALTRTLGKIQVSHAM